In a genomic window of Salegentibacter salegens:
- the istA gene encoding IS21 family transposase — MANTLDPMDLKQIISLHLDGFSNRKIGATLGISRNTVNTYMRLFKASGSSLKELLALDNAGLEKLFPTHTTIDNPRYEELMLYFEGVNKARNHPGFTFLYHYQEYVAQAKDPYGYTQFMEHYRRKYAKVKGSMKLEHDPGNEVFIDYAGKKLQIIDRETGELIPVEVFVAILPNSQYTYVEACKSQKREDLITCCCNALHFYGGVPKAIVSDNLKSAVTRASRYEADINRSFKDFARHYDCVINPARGYAPQDKALVENAVNLAYQRIYYPLREMSFFSLEDLNREIKRLLERYNDLLFSRKEASRRELFQSVEREYLKPLPETVYELKGYRRAKVQKIGYVYFSPDKSYYSAPYRYIGKETTIHYTSSVVEVYYYHQRIALHQRNPSKGSYNTNKDHLSSTHKYYSDWSPEFFKKKAAIHGKHVLGCIEQIITAVDYPEIGYKRAMGVIQLHKSYGSQRLDDACKRALQADAATYLRIKNILKNNLDKSSLFYQDLEEDKPHIPEHDNLRGASAYQ; from the coding sequence ATGGCCAATACACTTGATCCAATGGACTTAAAACAAATTATTTCCTTACATCTCGATGGATTTAGCAACCGTAAAATAGGTGCCACCCTTGGGATCTCTCGCAATACGGTAAATACTTATATGCGGCTGTTCAAGGCCAGCGGTTCTTCTCTTAAGGAATTATTGGCCCTTGATAATGCTGGCTTAGAAAAGCTTTTTCCTACGCACACTACTATTGATAACCCTCGCTATGAGGAACTAATGTTATATTTTGAGGGGGTCAACAAGGCCCGGAATCATCCAGGATTTACTTTTTTATACCATTATCAGGAATATGTAGCGCAGGCTAAAGATCCTTATGGTTATACCCAGTTTATGGAACACTACCGGCGCAAATATGCCAAGGTTAAAGGTTCGATGAAACTTGAACACGATCCTGGGAATGAAGTCTTTATTGATTATGCCGGCAAAAAGCTCCAAATTATTGATAGAGAAACCGGGGAACTGATCCCGGTAGAAGTATTTGTAGCCATCCTTCCCAACAGCCAGTATACTTACGTGGAAGCCTGTAAAAGCCAGAAACGTGAGGACCTGATTACCTGTTGCTGTAATGCCCTGCACTTTTATGGAGGCGTTCCTAAAGCCATCGTCTCCGACAACTTAAAATCAGCGGTTACCCGTGCCAGCAGGTATGAGGCTGACATCAACAGGAGTTTTAAAGACTTCGCACGGCATTACGACTGTGTGATCAATCCTGCCCGGGGCTATGCCCCACAGGATAAAGCTTTGGTGGAGAATGCCGTAAACCTTGCCTACCAGCGGATCTATTATCCCCTTCGGGAGATGAGCTTCTTCTCTTTGGAAGATCTTAACCGGGAGATAAAACGCTTGTTGGAGCGGTACAATGACCTGTTGTTCTCTCGCAAAGAAGCCAGTCGCAGGGAACTCTTCCAATCCGTGGAACGGGAATACCTAAAGCCCCTGCCAGAGACAGTCTATGAACTGAAAGGGTACCGAAGGGCAAAGGTTCAGAAAATAGGCTATGTATACTTCTCCCCGGATAAAAGCTATTACAGCGCACCCTATCGTTACATAGGAAAAGAAACCACCATCCATTATACCAGTTCCGTGGTTGAAGTATATTATTATCATCAGCGGATCGCCCTGCACCAGCGCAACCCATCAAAAGGCAGTTATAATACCAACAAAGATCATTTAAGCAGTACACATAAATACTATAGCGATTGGAGCCCTGAATTTTTTAAAAAGAAAGCGGCCATACATGGCAAGCACGTGCTGGGCTGTATCGAGCAAATAATCACCGCAGTGGACTATCCGGAAATAGGATACAAACGAGCTATGGGGGTCATCCAGCTTCATAAATCCTATGGCTCCCAGCGATTGGATGATGCCTGTAAAAGAGCTTTGCAAGCAGACGCGGCTACTTACCTGCGCATTAAAAATATCCTGAAAAATAACCTGGACAAAAGCTCCTTGTTTTACCAGGACCTCGAAGAAGATAAACCGCACATCCCAGAACACGATAACTTGCGGGGTGCTTCTGCATATCAATAA
- a CDS encoding porin family protein, translating to MKKLIFFAFILISTHSYSQIEYGIFGGINNSALSNGTKSFNMHHEIGLHLGIVAEKELGNKLAFRPKLEYSQQGNREFNISAVNYKLNYINLPLDFKFFNSPYILFGPQIGVLINKEFTNYEGEPDSFDYGFNLGFGIDIREFFIELGAYQGLNKLFTTEVSNMTFEPTNTVLQLSVGYNL from the coding sequence TTGAAAAAGTTAATTTTCTTTGCATTCATTCTAATTTCAACTCATTCCTACTCTCAAATAGAATATGGTATTTTCGGAGGAATCAATAATTCAGCTCTTTCCAATGGAACTAAGTCGTTCAATATGCATCACGAAATTGGCTTGCATTTAGGAATAGTGGCAGAAAAAGAACTAGGAAACAAATTAGCCTTTAGACCAAAACTCGAATATTCTCAACAGGGTAATAGGGAGTTTAATATATCAGCTGTGAACTACAAATTAAATTACATTAATTTACCTCTAGATTTTAAATTTTTCAACTCACCATATATATTATTTGGCCCTCAAATAGGGGTGCTTATAAATAAAGAATTTACAAATTATGAAGGTGAACCGGATTCATTCGATTATGGTTTTAACTTAGGTTTTGGAATCGATATTAGAGAGTTTTTTATTGAATTAGGTGCCTACCAAGGATTAAACAAACTATTTACTACTGAGGTGAGTAATATGACATTTGAACCTACCAATACTGTATTACAATTAAGTGTAGGCTATAACTTATGA
- a CDS encoding serine hydrolase domain-containing protein, whose product MRVKILLLFILIFTSTYSQSSNSQIKNYLDSIDRSVFSGAILVAQNDTIIDKRAYGLSSIEYDVKNNIDTKFNIASITKMFTAVAALQLYEQGKIALKKPIGEYLPEYPNETVRNSVTVHQLLTHTSGLNNFYVNDLDEIKHLEYEEISDFVPLFVNDTLLSKPGTKYDYSGTGFVVLGLIIEKVSGENYYDYIRKHILEPSEMMATSEIAVDSVVKNKASGYTSQFGENKTLKKNEYYLTKASPAGFYYSTVEDLFKFSKALRNHNLLSKETTALMLEPKVKGYNTQLGYGIDIDNRYNQTIIGHSGGWYGIHAELIDFTEDNYTVVILSNIDDGGKTGASRVADFFKKLIADKELEN is encoded by the coding sequence ATGAGAGTTAAAATTCTACTTCTATTTATATTAATATTTACTTCAACATATTCACAATCTAGCAATTCTCAAATCAAAAATTATTTAGATAGCATCGATAGATCGGTATTTTCAGGAGCCATCTTAGTAGCTCAAAATGATACAATAATTGACAAGAGAGCCTACGGACTATCAAGTATAGAATATGATGTAAAAAACAACATTGACACTAAATTTAATATAGCTTCAATTACAAAAATGTTTACTGCTGTTGCCGCTTTACAACTGTATGAGCAGGGTAAAATAGCGCTAAAGAAACCAATAGGGGAGTATTTACCAGAATACCCAAATGAAACCGTTAGGAATTCCGTTACAGTCCATCAACTCTTAACACATACTTCTGGATTAAACAACTTCTATGTGAATGATTTAGATGAAATCAAGCATTTAGAATATGAAGAAATTTCTGACTTTGTTCCATTATTTGTAAATGATACGTTACTATCTAAGCCTGGAACTAAGTATGATTATAGCGGAACTGGATTCGTGGTTCTGGGACTAATAATCGAGAAAGTTTCCGGAGAAAATTATTACGATTATATAAGAAAGCATATTCTGGAACCTTCAGAGATGATGGCAACCTCAGAAATTGCAGTAGATTCAGTCGTAAAAAATAAAGCAAGCGGATATACTTCACAGTTTGGAGAGAACAAAACACTGAAGAAAAATGAGTATTACTTAACCAAAGCATCTCCCGCCGGGTTTTATTATTCCACAGTAGAAGATTTATTTAAGTTTTCTAAAGCTTTGAGAAATCATAATTTATTAAGCAAGGAAACAACAGCTTTGATGTTAGAGCCTAAAGTAAAAGGCTACAACACCCAATTAGGGTATGGAATTGATATAGATAATAGATATAACCAAACCATAATTGGGCACAGCGGCGGTTGGTATGGTATTCACGCTGAACTTATAGATTTTACAGAAGATAATTATACGGTAGTTATTTTATCAAATATTGATGACGGTGGAAAAACCGGAGCTTCGAGAGTAGCAGATTTTTTTAAAAAATTAATCGCTGATAAAGAATTGGAAAATTAA
- the istB gene encoding IS21-like element helper ATPase IstB, producing MNNNQTIEKLKQMRLGAMAQLHLQHIKDNRIENITADEYLALLIDHQWEDRQNRKIERLLKQAGFKQEANLADVNYTQQRNLDKNMFTRLGTLDFITRKENIILTGASGVGKSYLAQALGHQGCMMEYKTIYTNTARLFKKLKLSKVDGTYLKELGKLIKADVLILDDFGLQSFDNHARETLMDIIDDRYNKASTIISSQIPVSAWYDIIGEGTIADAILDRIVNSSHRIDLKGESLRKGALKNE from the coding sequence ATGAACAACAATCAGACTATTGAAAAACTAAAACAAATGCGCCTGGGGGCTATGGCCCAGTTGCACCTGCAGCACATAAAGGACAATCGTATAGAGAACATCACTGCTGATGAATACCTGGCACTGCTGATCGATCACCAATGGGAAGACCGGCAGAACCGGAAGATAGAGCGGCTCTTAAAACAGGCCGGCTTTAAACAAGAGGCGAACCTGGCCGATGTGAATTACACCCAGCAACGCAACCTGGACAAGAACATGTTTACCCGTCTGGGGACACTGGATTTTATCACCAGAAAGGAGAATATTATCCTTACAGGGGCGTCCGGGGTTGGTAAAAGTTACTTGGCCCAAGCTTTAGGGCATCAGGGTTGTATGATGGAATACAAAACCATTTACACCAATACTGCCCGCCTTTTTAAGAAATTAAAACTGAGTAAAGTGGATGGCACTTATCTTAAGGAACTTGGGAAACTCATCAAAGCGGATGTACTGATCCTGGATGACTTTGGCCTGCAGAGTTTTGATAACCACGCCAGGGAAACCCTTATGGATATCATCGATGACCGGTATAACAAAGCTTCCACAATTATATCTTCACAAATACCCGTATCTGCCTGGTATGATATTATTGGGGAAGGAACTATAGCAGACGCTATTTTGGACAGGATCGTTAACTCCTCACATCGGATCGACCTTAAAGGAGAATCTCTAAGAAAAGGAGCTTTAAAGAACGAGTAA